The Raphanus sativus cultivar WK10039 unplaced genomic scaffold, ASM80110v3 Scaffold1939, whole genome shotgun sequence genome has a segment encoding these proteins:
- the LOC130505002 gene encoding (DL)-glycerol-3-phosphatase 2-like has translation MLSASPTRFVAQRISFRPSNTIPTIFLPPFPRGFPQRSLTKASLNARIVAAMSTTTTTTAVNAVTDAGRGNITHVIFDMDGLLLDTEKFYTEVQEKILARYNKTFDWSLKAKMMGRKAIEAATLFVEECGISDSLSPEAFIVERESMLQDLFPTSDLMPGASRLLRHLHGKGIPICVATGTHTRHFDLKTQRHRELFSLMHHIVRGDDPEVKQGKPAPDGFLAAARRFEDGPVDPRKALVFEDAPSGVMAAKNAGMNVIMVPDPRLDKSYCGVADQVLASLLDFKPEEWGLPPFEDSQN, from the exons ATGTTATCAGCATCTCCAACTAGATTCGTTGCTCAAAGAATCTCATTCCGACCATCTAATACGATTCCGACAATCTTCCTTCCTCCCTTTCCCAGAGGTTTCCCGCAGAGATCGTTGACCAAAGCTTCACTAAACGCTCGAATCGTAGCAGCTATGtcgaccaccaccaccaccaccgccgtcAACGCCGTCACAGACGCCGGCAGAGGTAACATCACTCACGTCATATTCGACATGGACGGGCTCCTTCTAG acacTGAGAAGTTTTACACGGAGGTACAGGAGAAGATACTTGCTAGATACAATAAAACGTTTGACTGGTCTTTGAAAGCCAAGATGATGGGTAGGAAAGCCATAGAAGCTGCCACGCTTTTCGTCGAAGAATGTGGAATCAGCGACTCTCTTTCACCAGAAGCCTTCATTGTAGAGAGAGAGTCAATGCTGCAAGACCTCTTCCCTACAAGTGACCTTATGCCAG GAGCTAGCAGACTTCTCAGACATCTCCATGGGAAAGGAATCCCAATTTGTGTAGCCACAGG TACACACACACGACATTTTGATCTGAAAACGCAAAGACACCGGGAGCTTTTCTCCTTGATGCATCACATAGTGCGGGGAGATGATCCAGAGGTGAAGCAAGGGAAGCCTGCTCCTGACGGTTTTCTTGCTGCTGCTAGGAGATTTGAG GACGGGCCTGTAGATCCACGCAAAGCTCTGGTGTTTGAAGATGCTCCTTCCGGTGTCATGGCAGCTAAAAACGCTGGAAT GAATGTAATAATGGTACCGGATCCGAGATTGGACAAGTCCTACTGTGGTGTTGCCGATCAAGTTCTAGCCTCTCTTCTAGATTTCAAACCAGAGGAATGGGGCTTACCTCCGTTCGAGGATTCACAAAACTAA
- the LOC130505001 gene encoding glycosyltransferase BC10-like, with translation MVEAQQKSYQVPRHHTSLKKPLWLVLAVSVLSMLLICTHMMSPRHSKTSSSWLPIHVRKLTDEEVAARAVARDILKTPPSLTENSKIAFLFLTPGTLPFEKLWDDFFTGHEGKFSIYIHPSKERPVHISSHFSDREIHSDEVTWGRISMVDAEKRLLVSALEDPDNQHFVLLSESCIPLHNFDYTYRYLMYSNVSFIESFVDPGPHGTGRHMEHMLPEIARVDFRKGAQWFTMKRQHAVIVMADGLYYSKFRQYCGPGIEADKNCIADEHYLPTFFSMIDPMGISNWSVTYVDWSERQWHPKTYTANEISLDFMKNVTTEEMSTHVTSVGEHGDELHWPCTWNGITRPCYLFARKFHPDTLDTLVNLFPNYTSTLV, from the exons ATGGTTGAGGCGCAGCAGAAGAGTTATCAAGTGCCACGTCACCACACATCTCTCAAGAAGCCCTTATGGCTCGTCTTGGCAGTTTCAGTGCTCAGCATGCTTCTCATCTGTACTCACATGATGTCTCCACGACACAGCAAGACCTCCTCCTCGTGGCTACCTATTCACGTCAGGAAACTCACTGACGAAGAGGTAGCAGCACGAGCAGTGGCCAGAGACATACTCAAAACGCCTCCCTCCCTAACCGAAAACTCCAAAATCGCTTTCTTGTTCTTGACTCCTGGTACTTTGCCGTTTGAGAagctctgggatgacttcttCACG GGTCATGAAGGGAAGTTCTCTATCTACATCCACCCCTCCAAGGAAAGGCCAGTTCATATCAGTAGTCACTTTTCTGATCGAGAGATCCATAGTGATGAGGTCACTTGGGGTAGGATCTCTATGGTTGATGCTGAGAAGAGGCTACTGGTTAGTGCTCTTGAAGATCCTGATAACCAACACTTTGTTCTTCTTTCAGAGAG TTGTATACCGTTGCATAATTTTGACTACACCTATAGATATTTGATGTACTCCAACGTCAGCTTCATTGAGAG TTTTGTGGATCCTGGTCCTCATGGAACTGGtagacacatggaacacatgtTACCTGAGATTGCGAGGGTAGATTTTAGAAAGGGTGCCCAG TGGTTCACAATGAAGCGACAACACGCGGTTATAGTGATGGCTGATGGTCTCTACTACTCAAAGTTCCGCCAATATTGTGGA CCAGGGATAGAGGCTGACAAGAACTGCATTGCAGATGAACATTACTTGCCAACATTCTTCAGT ATGATTGATCCTATGGGGATCTCTAACTGGTCAGTGACTTATGTTGATTGGTCTGAACGACAGTGGCATCCCAAGACTTACACAGCAAATGAGATATCATTAGATTTCATGAAAAATGTCACA ACCGAAGAGATGAGTACACATGTCACAAGTGTGGGAGAG CATGGAGATGAGCTGCATTGGCCATGTACGTGGAACGGGATTACACGGCCTTGTTATCTGTTTGCAAGGAAGTTTCATCCTGATACTCTCGACACATTGGTCAACCTCTTCCCAAACTACACAAGCACACTGGTCTAA